The Etheostoma cragini isolate CJK2018 chromosome 5, CSU_Ecrag_1.0, whole genome shotgun sequence genome contains a region encoding:
- the LOC117944729 gene encoding piggyBac transposable element-derived protein 4-like, which produces MASVVRYSTEEEEEKAEGPELESEDDEESGAESFLTDEEMAYLEGWDPVEDFDDYQQDDEEPRTSPVLQHDSSPAEDPSTSPAGQDASPYASTKGEQPPQHGRKRGQTRARSPSPPHSRAQGSRSKRAQRLSSGRTKTRSRSPRKPPPVYSATSWTTEEDPDACPETKRFVPARPPGHKLNPDKTYTPLDLFKLFFSNKAALTICNHTNKQAAKKIAKGKKYTWTNITTEEFFKYVGLTFFVALVKLSKISDYWKKNTIFSVPFPANVMTRDRYQVISWNIHMSDPDKDGENDRKKGTPHHDRLFRLKPLLDTIKNACLAFYHPRQNLAINERMVAAKAHTGMTRPMKAKPIAYGFKLFVLADSSNGYTVDFTVYTGKSQFVSGVGLAYDSVMSLINKKYLGSGFHLYVDNFYTSPKLFKDLFSLNVGACGTYRDNRKAYPHTDSNALKKNAPRGSIRWIRQGPLVFVKWMDTREVSICSTIHPAFSGNTMKRRVKTKGYNWTTKCIPCPTPIMEYNKYRGGVDLSDQLIQHYTGHHKSMRWYQTLFFHFLDIAATNSYLLHKDLCREKQEEPMSHKDFLEELTAQLCGVTVKTPCAQTHSSHVPVAITKVLDVSRRASYGRKSCINCRQTRKANQCTPWKCKECDVALCVIADRNCFEAWHS; this is translated from the exons ATGGCATCAGTCGTCCGATAcagcacagaagaagaagaagaaaaagcagaagGACCGGAGCTGGAAAGTGAAGACGATGAAGAATCCGGAGCAGAGAGTTTTCTCACAGATGAAGAGATGGCTTATCTAGAGGGATGGGATCCAGTTGAGGATTT TGATGATTACCAACAAGATGATGAGGAGCCTAGAACCTCTCCTGTATTACAACATGACAGCTCCCCTGCTGAAGATCCCAGCACCTCACCTGCTGGACAAGATGCCAGCCCCTATGCTTCTACAAAAGGAGAGCAGCCACCCCAGCATGGGAGAAAACGTGGACAGACTAGAGCACGATCTCCTTCTCCGCCACACAGCCGGGCACAGGGATCCAGGTCCAAGCGTGCACAACGTTTATCAAGTGGTCGGACCAAAACCAGATCCAGATCTCCTCGGAAGCCACCGCCGGTATACTCAGCCACTTCCTGGACCACTGAGGAAGATCCTGATGCATGTCCAGAGACAAAAAGGTTTGTCCCAGCAAGACCCCCCGGACATAAACTGAACCCGGACAAAACATACACACCATTGGACcttttcaaactgtttttcagCAATAAAGCCGCTCTAACCATTTGTaatcacacaaataaacaagctgctaaaaaaattgcaaaaggaaagaaatataCATGGACAAACATCACGACGGAGGAGTTTTTCAAGTATGTGGGACTGACTTTCTTTGTAGCATTGGTAAAACTGAGTAAGATTAGTgattactggaaaaaaaacacaatttttagtGTCCCATTTCCAGCCAATGTCATGACACGTGACAGGTACCAAGTGATATCTTGGAACATCCACATGAGTGATCCTGACAAAGATGGTGagaatgacagaaagaaagggacACCACATCATGACCGCCTGTTTCGACTGAAGCCCCTCCTGGACACCATCAAAAATGCTTGCTTAGCATTTTACCACCCTAGGCAGAACCTTGCGATTAACGAGAGGATGGTGGCGGCAAAGGCCCATACTGGAATGACGCGACCAATGAAAGCAAAGCCAATCGCGTATGGTTTCAAACTCTTTGTTTTGGCTGACAGCAGCAATGGCTACACTGTGGACTTTACTGTGTACACTGGAAAGTCACAATTTGTCTCAGGTGTTGGACTTGCATATGACTCTGTGATGTCCTTGATAAACAAGAAATATCTGGGCAGTGGCTTTCATCTATATGTGGATAATTTCTACACCAGTCCAAAACTGTTCAAAGATCTGTTTAGCCTGAATGTCGGAGCATGTGGTACGTacagagacaacagaaaagCTTATCCCCACACAGACTCAAATGCGCTGAAGAAAAATGCTCCTAGAGGCTCCATCAGGTGGATCCGTCAAGGCCCACTGGTTTTTGTGAAGTGGATGGACACACGAGAGGTCTCTATCTGCTCTACAATCCACCCGGCATTCTCTGGAAACACTATGAAGAGGAGGGTCAAAACAAAGGGTTACAACTGGACCACCAAATGCATTCCATGCCCAACACCTATTATGGAATATAACAAGTACAGGGGCGGTGTTGATTTGTCTGACCAGCTGATACAGCATTACACTGGACATCACAAAAGCATGCGCTGGTACCAGACCTTGTTCTTCCACTTCCTGGACATTGCGGCCACAAACAGCTACCTCCTCCACAAAGACCTTTGCAGAGAGAAGCAGGAGGAACCCATGAGCCACAAGGACTTCCTGGAGGAGCTTACAGCCCAGTTGTGTGGTGTCACAGTTAAGACCCCTTGTGCCCAGACACACAGTAGCCACGTACCTGTGGCAATCACTAAAGTACTTGATGTAAGCAGGAGGGCCTCTTATGGACGCAAGTCCTGCATTAACTGTAGACAGACCAGGAAAGCCAACCAGTGTACCCCCTGGAAGTGTAAGGAGTGTGATGTGGCCCTCTGTGTCATTGCAGACAGGAACTGTTTTGAGGCATGGCACAGCTAA